In Zunongwangia profunda SM-A87, the following proteins share a genomic window:
- the ybeY gene encoding rRNA maturation RNase YbeY, which produces MINQDGIINFYSENDFDIIEKEVYKKWIERVISSEGKRLGEISYIFCDDDYLLDINQRFLNHDTYTDIISFDDSIGNLLNGDIYISTERVRENALEFNEDFETELKRVLVHGILHYCGYKDKSDEEAMLMREKESEKIKLFHVEQS; this is translated from the coding sequence ATGATTAATCAAGACGGTATTATTAATTTTTATTCTGAAAATGACTTTGATATAATTGAGAAGGAAGTCTATAAAAAATGGATAGAACGTGTAATTTCTTCGGAAGGAAAACGACTTGGAGAGATAAGTTATATTTTTTGTGATGATGATTATTTGTTAGATATTAATCAACGTTTTTTAAATCATGATACGTATACAGATATTATTAGTTTTGATGATTCTATTGGAAATCTTTTAAACGGTGATATTTATATAAGTACTGAAAGGGTGCGTGAAAATGCGCTTGAATTTAATGAAGATTTTGAGACCGAATTAAAAAGGGTCTTAGTTCATGGTATATTGCATTACTGTGGTTATAAGGATAAATCTGATGAAGAGGCTATGCTAATGCGAGAAAAAGAAAGTGAGAAAATTAAATTGTTCCACGTGGAACAATCATAA
- the mnmG gene encoding tRNA uridine-5-carboxymethylaminomethyl(34) synthesis enzyme MnmG, producing MFNKEYDVIVVGAGHAGSEAAAAAANMGCSTLLVTMNLQNIAQMSCNPAMGGIAKGQIVREIDAMGGYSGLVSDTSAIQFKMLNKSKGPAMWSPRVQSDRMRFAEDWRLRLEQTPNLDFYQEMVHGLIIENGKIKGVRTSLGIEIRAKSVVCTNGTFLNGLIHIGDKQRGGGRAGEAAATGITKDLIDAGFEAGRMKTGTPPRVDGRSLDYSKMIEQPGDEVPGKFSYSDETKPLSKQRSCYMTYTSNEVHDILRSGFDRSPMFNGRIKSLGPRYCPSIEDKINRFADKDRHQLFVEPEGWNTVEVYVNGFSTSLPEDVQFAALSSVAGFENVKFFRPGYAIEYDYFPPTQLQHTLETKLVDGLYFAGQINGTTGYEEAACQGMMAGINAALKVQEKDPFILQRNEAYIGVLIDDLITKGTEEPYRMFTSRAEYRTLLRQDNADFRLTERSYKLGLASEDRMRKMEEKKEKSLAFVSFLKDTSVVPEDANPVLADYNSSPMKQSDKIFKIFSRPNIAMDDVRKFPGVEEYIQQHHLDTEMLEQTEIQIKYSGYIQKEKNNADKLNRLEDVKIPKHFDYSKIKSMSFEAREKLNKIQPANVSQASRISGVSPNDISVLLVYMGR from the coding sequence ATGTTCAATAAGGAGTATGATGTTATTGTTGTAGGAGCTGGACATGCCGGTAGTGAAGCTGCAGCCGCAGCCGCAAATATGGGTTGTAGTACCTTGTTGGTTACAATGAATTTGCAGAATATAGCGCAGATGAGTTGTAATCCTGCAATGGGTGGCATTGCAAAAGGACAAATAGTACGTGAGATAGACGCTATGGGAGGTTATAGCGGATTGGTAAGTGATACAAGTGCTATTCAATTTAAAATGCTAAATAAATCTAAGGGACCTGCGATGTGGAGCCCGCGGGTACAAAGTGATCGTATGCGCTTTGCTGAAGATTGGAGATTACGTTTAGAGCAAACGCCAAATCTTGATTTTTATCAGGAAATGGTGCATGGTCTAATTATAGAAAATGGCAAAATAAAAGGGGTTCGTACTTCTTTAGGAATAGAAATTAGGGCCAAATCTGTGGTGTGTACCAATGGTACTTTTTTAAACGGATTAATTCATATTGGTGATAAGCAACGTGGTGGCGGTAGAGCAGGAGAAGCTGCCGCAACGGGAATTACTAAAGATTTGATCGATGCAGGTTTTGAAGCAGGTCGTATGAAAACCGGAACTCCTCCAAGGGTGGATGGCCGTTCATTAGATTATTCAAAAATGATTGAGCAACCTGGTGATGAAGTACCCGGAAAATTTTCATACTCGGATGAGACAAAACCGCTAAGTAAACAGCGTTCTTGTTATATGACGTATACCTCGAATGAGGTTCACGATATTTTACGTTCCGGCTTTGATCGTTCTCCAATGTTTAATGGAAGGATAAAAAGTTTAGGTCCGCGTTATTGCCCCTCTATTGAAGATAAGATTAATCGTTTTGCGGATAAAGATCGTCATCAACTTTTTGTGGAACCTGAAGGCTGGAATACGGTAGAGGTTTACGTAAATGGCTTTTCAACTTCCTTACCTGAAGATGTTCAATTTGCTGCATTAAGCTCTGTCGCAGGCTTTGAAAATGTAAAATTTTTTAGGCCTGGTTATGCTATTGAATATGATTATTTTCCGCCTACACAGTTACAACATACCTTAGAAACTAAATTGGTTGATGGTTTATATTTTGCCGGACAGATAAATGGAACGACAGGTTATGAGGAGGCGGCTTGCCAGGGAATGATGGCCGGTATAAATGCTGCTTTAAAAGTGCAGGAAAAAGATCCTTTCATTCTGCAAAGAAATGAGGCTTATATAGGGGTATTGATTGATGATTTGATTACAAAAGGAACAGAGGAGCCTTATCGTATGTTTACCTCCAGAGCAGAATATAGAACTTTATTGAGGCAGGATAATGCTGATTTTAGGTTGACTGAACGTTCTTATAAATTAGGTTTGGCTTCGGAGGATAGGATGAGAAAAATGGAAGAAAAGAAGGAGAAATCTTTAGCTTTTGTGTCTTTTTTGAAAGATACTAGCGTTGTTCCCGAAGATGCAAATCCTGTATTGGCTGACTATAATTCTTCACCTATGAAACAGTCTGATAAGATTTTTAAGATATTTTCAAGGCCTAATATTGCAATGGATGATGTACGAAAATTTCCTGGTGTAGAGGAGTATATTCAGCAGCACCATCTAGATACAGAAATGCTGGAGCAAACCGAAATTCAGATTAAGTATTCAGGATATATTCAGAAGGAAAAAAATAATGCCGATAAGCTTAATCGATTGGAAGATGTGAAAATTCCTAAGCATTTTGATTATTCTAAAATCAAATCTATGTCGTTTGAGGCACGTGAAAAATTGAATAAAATTCAGCCTGCTAATGTATCACAAGCCTCAAGAATTAGTGGTGTAAGCCCAAATGATATTTCGGTTTTATTGGTTTACATGGGGCGTTAA